One part of the Musa acuminata AAA Group cultivar baxijiao chromosome BXJ1-5, Cavendish_Baxijiao_AAA, whole genome shotgun sequence genome encodes these proteins:
- the LOC135674000 gene encoding EH domain-containing protein 1-like — protein sequence MDTASCLISEEHDRIYGKWFSFVDSDRDGRITENDAICFFAMSNLPRRVLKQIWATADSKRKGYLGFKEFATAMKLVALAQAGNEITQDSLAHADLQKLNPPMMGGLDTLLNSGPNERTIFGNTIALQTDMPFTGLTKFGTEFLSKFECSQMPHSLLERITFVDTPGVLSGEKQRIQRSYDFTGVTSWFAAKCDLIILLFDPHKIDISDEFNNVIRSLHGHEDKIRVVLNKADQVDTEQLIRVNRALIWSLAKVLPNRPEVMRIYNGSFNDKPTNNVVVDPILKKVFERDQNDLLSDLRDIPNNVCDLKIRAFVRRAKAAKVHAYIISHLKNKMPIILGKATAQRRLIDNLENEFAEVRRKYNLPLGDFPDVQRFKEALSCYNIDEFKKLKPKLIRAVDVMLTCDIPQLLRTFGNSYES from the exons ATGGACACCGCCTCTTGTTTGATCAGTGAGGAGCATGACAGGATCTACGGGAAATGGTTCTCATTTGTCGACTCAG ACAGAGATGGCCGCATCACAGAGAACGATGCCATATGCTTTTTTGCCATGTCTAATTTACCTCGACGTGTTCTGAAGCAG ATATGGGCAACTGCAGACTCTAAAAGGAAAGGTTATCTGGGCTTCAAGGAGTTTGCAACAGCAATGAAG CTTGTGGCACTAGCACAAGCAGGGAATGAGATCACACAAGATTCACTTGCTCATGCTG ATTTACAGAAATTAAATCCTCCAATGATGGGAGGATTAGATACCTTACTCAAT TCAGGACCTAATGAAAGGACCATTTTTGGGAATACAATAGCTCTTCAAACAGATATGCCTTTCACTGGcctcacaaaatttggaactgaATTTTTATCAAAGTTTGAGTGCTCACAAATGCCACATTCG CTGCTGGAACGCATCACATTTGTCGACACTCCTGGGGTTCTTTCTGGAGAAAAACAACGAATTCAACGTAGTTATGATTTTACCGGTGTTACTTCGTGGTTTGCAGCAAAATGTGACCTCATCATTCTTCTGTTTGATCCTCATAAGATTGACATAAGTGATGAGTTCAACAATGTCATTAGATCTCTGCATGGTCATGAGGACAAGATACGTGTGGTTTTAAACAAGGCAGACCAAGTTGACACAGAACAA CTTATTAGAGTTAATCGTGCATTGATATGGTCACTTGCAAAGGTTCTTCCGAACAGACCTGAGGTGATGCGCATTTATAATGG TTCATTCAATGACAAACCAACAAATAATGTGGTTGTTGACCCAATCTTGAAGAAGGTGTTTGAAAGGGATCAAAATGACCTTCTTTCTGATTTGAGAGATATTCCTAACAACGTTTGTGATCTCAAG ATCCGTGCATTTGTTAGGAGGGCAAAAGCAGCAAAAGTTCATGCTTATATTATTAGCCATCTAAAGAATAAGATGCCTATAATATTGGGCAAGGCGACGGCTCAACGACGACTCATTGATAATCTAGAGAATGAGTTTGCAGAG GTTCGAAGGAAATACAATCTTCCACTTGGGGATTTTCCTGATGTCCAACGCTTCAAAGAGGCTTTAAGTTGCTACAACATCGATGAGTTTAAGAAGCTGAAGCCTAAATTGATACGGGCTGTTGATGTTATGCTAACATGTGACATCCCACAACTATTAAGAACATTTGGAAACTCATATGAGTCGTAA
- the LOC103985880 gene encoding transcription factor MYB106-like: MGRSPCCEKVGLKKGPWTPEEDQKLLAYIEKHGNGSWRALPAKAGLQRCGKSCRLRWTNYLRPDIKRGEFSLQEEQTIIQLHALLGNRWSAIATHLPKRTDNEIKNYWNTHLKKRLAKMGIDPCTHKAKSDTLSSGDGHLKSVANLSHMAQWESARLEAEARLARESKFRAASNSMILQQQQQQKGSSSSSSSTVPPPPAPLTTKASGLDILRAWPGANQGDRIDLESPTSTLSFAAAGVGFVDAGAGAASAASHQGGVNLEPERAEWRSLAKDRVDSFTGFSMEAAFDGEAPWLSEPYWGQSGAGFTGLLLGDSAAQKASDCRGDSYANGPETCAQEEAEEEEEEEEEEELEGEEESKNYWNSILNSVNSSSSSNSPPLFYD, from the exons ATGGGTCGGTCTCCGTGCTGCGAGAAGGTGGGGTTGAAGAAGGGGCCGTGGACTCCGGAGGAGGACCAGAAGCTGCTCGCCTACATCGAGAAGCACGGGAATGGGAGCTGGCGAGCGCTGCCTGCCAAAGCCG GGCTGCAGAGGTGCGGGAAGAGCTGCAGGTTGAGGTGGACGAATTACCTGCGACCTGACATCAAGAGGGGAGAGTTCAGCCTGCAGGAGGAGCAGACCATCATTCAACTCCATGCCCTCCTTGGAAACAG ATGGTCTGCGATTGCCACCCACCTGCCCAAGAGAacagacaacgagatcaagaactactggaacacccacCTGAAGAAGCGGCTGGCTAAGATGGGCATCGATCCCTGCACCCACAAGGCCAAGAGCGACACCCTCAGCTCCGGCGACGGACACCTCAAGAGCGTTGCCAACCTCAGCCACATGGCCCAGTGGGAGAGCGCACGCCTGGAGGCCGAGGCGCGGCTCGCGAGGGAGTCGAAGTTCCGTGCGGCGTCCAATTCCATGATtctgcagcagcaacagcaacagaagggatcgtcgtcgtcgtcgtcctcgacCGTCCCGCCGCCACCTGCTCCGCTCACCACCAAGGCCAGCGGACTCGACATCCTCAGGGCATGGCCGGGGGCTAACCAAGGCGACAGGATCGACCTGGAGTCGCCCACTTCCACCTTGAGCTTCGCGGCAGCCGGCGTCGGGTTTGTGGACGCCGGCGCCGGCGCCGCATCCGCCGCCAGCCATCAAGGAGGCGTGAATTTGGAGCCGGAGAGAGCGGAGTGGAGGAGCTTGGCGAAGGATAGAGTGGACAGCTTCACAGGCTTCTCCATGGAAGCCGCATTCGACGGGGAGGCGCCATGGCTGTCGGAGCCATACTGGGGACAGTCCGGCGCAGGATTCACCGGACTGCTCCTGGGTGACTCAGCGGCGCAGAAGGCCTCGGACTGCCGCGGTGATTCATACGCAAATGGACCTGAGACCTGCGCCCAAGAGGaggcagaggaagaagaagaagaagaggaggaggaggaattggaaggagaggaggagagcaagaactactggaacagcATCCTCAACTCGGTCAACTCCTCGTCCTCTTCCAACTCGCCACCACTGTTCTACGACTGA